In Clostridia bacterium, one genomic interval encodes:
- a CDS encoding MATE family efflux transporter yields MKKYEIDMCNGSIFPKILAFSLPLMLTGILQLLFNAADIIVIGKFAGEDSLAAIGSTTTIVNFFVNIFMGLSVGTNVVVSTAFGAKDYKKIHKTVQTSIIISLILGITVGILGFIFSTPILHLLKTPNNIIKKASTYLKIYFLGLPALMVYNYTASILRAFGDTKRPLYYLFLGGLINVALNLFLTINLKMDVAGVAIATVVSETFSMILILICIMRTNECYKYDIKEFKIYIKELFDMIRIGLPAAVNSSLFSISNMIIQSGVNSFGSVVVAGNSVSGSVEGFVYTSMDSVSQATMSFTGQNYGAKKYDRLNKILYDSIIAVTVIGLLMGFVCLGFSDYLFRIYTDSPAVMEAARVRAWVIMPTYFMCGIMNVFIGAIRGHGYTIIPTLISAVGILVTRAVWIFTAFRKFHLIKILYISWPISYIIVIIAFTINYIIVHNIVIRKSKTQNITELSNIQSNSTNKKIDKVILDNVNLFGK; encoded by the coding sequence ATGAAAAAATATGAAATTGATATGTGCAACGGCAGTATTTTTCCTAAAATACTGGCGTTTTCTTTACCATTGATGCTGACAGGCATTTTGCAACTCTTATTTAATGCTGCCGATATAATTGTTATCGGAAAATTTGCAGGGGAAGATTCTTTGGCAGCGATAGGCTCTACTACCACCATTGTAAACTTTTTTGTTAATATTTTTATGGGATTATCTGTTGGAACTAATGTCGTGGTTTCAACAGCTTTTGGAGCTAAAGATTATAAAAAAATTCATAAAACAGTGCAGACTTCAATTATTATAAGCCTTATATTGGGCATTACAGTAGGGATTCTGGGCTTTATTTTTTCTACTCCAATTTTGCATTTATTAAAAACTCCAAACAATATTATAAAAAAAGCATCAACTTATTTAAAGATTTATTTTTTGGGGTTGCCCGCTCTAATGGTCTATAACTATACAGCATCTATTTTGCGTGCGTTTGGAGATACCAAAAGGCCGTTATACTACTTGTTTTTAGGCGGTTTAATTAACGTAGCTTTAAATCTATTTCTTACAATCAATCTAAAAATGGATGTTGCAGGTGTAGCAATAGCTACCGTTGTTTCAGAAACGTTTTCTATGATTTTAATTCTTATTTGTATCATGAGAACAAACGAATGCTACAAATATGATATAAAAGAATTTAAAATTTATATAAAAGAACTCTTTGATATGATAAGAATAGGGCTTCCGGCCGCTGTTAACAGCTCATTGTTTTCTATTTCTAATATGATAATTCAATCAGGAGTTAACTCTTTTGGTTCGGTTGTTGTTGCTGGAAACTCAGTTTCTGGAAGTGTTGAAGGATTTGTTTATACATCAATGGATTCGGTTTCTCAGGCGACAATGTCTTTTACCGGTCAAAATTATGGTGCAAAAAAATATGACCGTCTTAACAAAATTTTGTATGATTCAATTATAGCTGTTACTGTAATAGGATTATTAATGGGCTTTGTTTGTCTTGGATTTAGTGATTATTTGTTTAGAATATATACTGATTCTCCTGCTGTAATGGAAGCAGCCAGGGTACGTGCATGGGTGATAATGCCTACATATTTTATGTGCGGAATAATGAACGTATTTATTGGAGCAATAAGGGGACACGGCTATACAATCATTCCTACGTTGATATCTGCTGTGGGAATATTGGTTACACGCGCAGTTTGGATCTTTACAGCATTTAGAAAATTTCATTTAATAAAAATTCTATATATATCTTGGCCGATATCTTATATTATTGTAATAATTGCATTTACAATAAACTATATTATAGTTCACAATATTGTAATAAGAAAAAGTAAAACGCAAAATATTACAGAATTATCCAATATACAAAGTAATTCTACTAATAAAAAGATTGACAAAGTGATTTTGGATAATGTTAATTTGTTTGGCAAATAA